A window of the Brassica napus cultivar Da-Ae chromosome C5, Da-Ae, whole genome shotgun sequence genome harbors these coding sequences:
- the LOC111211593 gene encoding uncharacterized protein LOC111211593, translating to MSLSPTHDPESPYYLDPDFRPENKLSTVILREAEDNYFIWKRDVLESLRIRNKTGFVDGTLVRPDPSSPLHDAWKQCNEMVACWLLNSVSPALQYCVFRQDSAKILG from the coding sequence ATGAGCCTATCTCCCACGCACGATCCTGAATCTCCCTATTATCTTGATCCAGATTTTCGACCGGAAAACAAGCTCTCTACGGTTATACTCCGCGAAGCCGAAGACAACTACTTCATATGGAAAAGAGATGTTCTTGAATCCCTTCGAATCAGGAACAAAACAGGTTTCGTCGACGGCACCCTTGTTAGACCCGACCCTTCCTCACCGTTGCACGACGCATGGAAACAGTGTAACGAGATGGTCGCATGTTGGCTGCTAAACTCGGTGAGCCCAGCGTTGCAATACTGTGTTTTTCGCCAAGACAGCGCAAAAATCCTGGGATGA
- the LOC106435416 gene encoding uncharacterized protein LOC106435416 — TSFDVHFSFDSFKISLKLQESNLLSLDSLLIDSNKYHQHKHCFWIKQPTRRQLLHLEKTFSPIPSKQEQNRLRQRHLRDTRTFLSAISENLKDYVRFTDTAHKAWEDLRMMFVPSVALRIRQLRQRIDLMRQDGDSVARYFGKLKSVWMELSEYDTTLQLSERDIEVREKETLYAFLMGMNKDLSFVRTQITAMCPPPSLDQTYPSRIFDELHKMKKLRSRSVIIIK, encoded by the coding sequence ACTTCTTTTGATGTTCATTTCTCATTTGATTCTTTCAAGATTTCTCTTAAACTTCAAGAATCTAATCTTTTGTCTTTAGATTCTTTATTGATTGATTCCAACAAATATCACCAGCATAAACACTGTTTTTGGATCAAACAGCCAACCAGACGACAACTACTTCATCTGGAAAAGACATTTTCTCCAATTCCTTCTAAGCAAGAGCAAAACCGACTTCGTCAACGGCACCTTCGTGATACCAGAACCTTCCTCTCCGCTATAAGCGAAAACTTAAAAGACTATGTGCGTTTCACCGACACGGCACATAAAGCTTGGGAGGATCTACGCATGATGTTCGTCCCGAGCGTCGCGTTGAGGATCCGCCAGCTTCGTCAGAGAATTGATTTGATGAGGCAAGATGGTGACTCGGTGGCGAGATATTTCGGGAAACTGAAGAGTGTTTGGATGGAGCTGTCGGAGTATGATACTACATTACAGTTGTCGGAACGAGACATAGAGGTGAGAGAGAAGGAGACGCTTTACGCGTTTCTGATGGGTATGAACAAAGATCTAAGCTTTGTGAGAACGCAAATCACGGCCATGTGTCCTCCTCCGTCTCTTGACCAAACGTATCCAAGCAGAATCTTTGATGAACTCCACAAGATGAAGAAACTAAGAAGTAGGTCGGTGATCATCATCAAATAA